A stretch of the Xiphias gladius isolate SHS-SW01 ecotype Sanya breed wild chromosome 19, ASM1685928v1, whole genome shotgun sequence genome encodes the following:
- the serinc5 gene encoding serine incorporator 5, which yields MCTPCCISQLACCCGSAACSCCCNCCPKIKQSTGTRIMYAFYFLLVTIICVIMMSPTVEQELRDHIPFYSEMCERMNAGENCKTLVGYSAVYKMCFGMACFFLFFAIFTIRVNNSTGCRAAIHNGFWLLKFVVLVACCAGGFFLPEEETFLEVWRYVGAIGGFIFLLIQLVLLVEFAHRWNTNWSSGVKYNRLWYAALALVTLVLFSVAVGAVVFMGLFYTHPEACLLNKIFIGINGSLCLIISLLAISPCIQKLQPTSGLLQPGVISVYVMYLTFSAFSSKPKEILQRDGVNTTVCVFPFNSGTESDKKIVTAVGTVILFGCVLYSCLTSTTRRSSAALRVCRNSEPETERARCCFCFGDDTDDYDEEKTGAGQNVMYDEREGTIYSYTYFHFVFFLGSLYVMMTVTNWFHYDDHKIEKLLDGSWSVFWIKMASCWVCLILYMWTLIAPMVCPKRFEA from the exons ATGTGTACTCCGTGTTGTATCTCGCAG CTGGCCTGCTGCTGCGGCTCAGCAGCCTGCTCGTgctgctgtaactgctgccCCAAGATCAAACAGTCCACAGGGACCCGAATCATGTACGCCTTCTACTTCCTGTTGGTGACCATCATCTGTGTAATCATGATGTCCCCCACTGTGGAGCAGGAGTTGAGAGACCAT ATCCCCTTCTACAGCGAAATGTGTGAGAGGATGAATGCAGGAGAAAACTGCAAAACTCTGGTTGGCTACTCCGCTGTCTACAAGATGTGCTTTGGCATGGCCTGCTTCTTCTTATTCTTTGCTATCTTCACCATTCGAGTCAACAACAGCACAGGCTGCAGGGCAGCCATACATAACGG GTTCTGGTTGCTGAAGTTTGTTGTGCTGGTCGCATGCTGCGCTGGAGGTTTCTTCCTCCCAGAAGAGGAAACCTTTCTGGAAG TGTGGCGCTACGTAGGAGCCATCGGAGGGTTTATTTTCCTGCTGATCCAGCTCGTGCTGTTGGTGGAGTTTGCACACAGATGGAACACAAACTG GAGTTCAGGAGTAAAATATAACCGGCTGTGGTATGCCGCTCTGGCCTTGGTGACTCTGGTGCTGTTCAGTGTTGCAGTAGGAGCCGTGGTCTTCATGGGTCTGTTCTACACCCACCCTGAGGCCTGTTTACTCAACAAAATCTTCATTGGCATCAATGGCAGCCTCTGCCTCATCATCTCCCTGCTGGCCATCTCCCCATGCATACAGAAAC TGCAGCCCACATCTGGCCTGTTGCAGCCAGGAGTCATCAGTGTGTATGTCATGTACCTCACCTTCTCAGCCTTCTCCAGCAAACCCAAAGAAA TTCTGCAGAGAGATGGTGTGAACacaaccgtgtgtgtgtttcccttcaACTCTGGGACAGAGAGCGACAAGAAGATTGTCACCGCTGTGGGAACTGTTATCCTGTTTGGCTGCGTCCTTTACTCTTG CTTGACGTCCACCACCAGGCGAAGCTCTGCAGCGCTCAGGGTGTGTAGGAACAGTGAGCCAGAGACTGAG AGAGCTcgttgctgtttctgttttggagATGACACAG ATGACTATGATGAGGAGAAGACTGGTGCAGGCCAGAATGTGATGtatgatgagagagagggaaccATCTATAGCTACACCTACTTCCACTTTGTCTTCTTCCTGGGTTCCCTTTATGTCATGATGACCGTCACCAACTGGTTTCA TTACGATGACCATAAGATTGAGAAGCTGTTGGATGGGAGCTGGTCAGTTTTCTGGATCAAGATGGCCTCCTGCTGGGTCTGTCTCATCTTATACATGTGGACCCTCATTGCTCCTATGGTCTGCCCGAAGCGTTTTGAGGCCTAG